The bacterium genome includes the window AACAAGGGCACACACATAGGAATAGAGGGAATACACTATGATACATCATCCAGTGATGGCACAATGAGACTTTGTATAAGACGCAGCCGCATTTGGACTGACGAAGAATTGGCAATGGATAGAACAACCCAACGCAAATTAATTTACTCCTCAGATAGTTCAACCTATCACTTTGTCTATCCTTCAAAAGGTTATATTTATTATACCCGCAGCACTGAACCTTCAGAATACTGGAAACCCGCCATAAATAGGGGGAGTAATGGGGCTCTTTTAGGTCGTGGAATATGGCCTGCAATGACTCTTGATCAAACAAGTAAACCTATCGTAGTCTGGATGGACACCCTTGACAGTTTTCGAGTACATTACAACTATTGTCCTTGGGCAAATACGATTTTCACATATCAGTGCCCTGAAAATTTAGATTGTGAACTTAGGCTATCCGGTGTGCCTGGGCCTGTAGCCATAGACTATGGTTTCGGAAAAGTTGGCAGTACCGTAAACCCAGGTGGTTTTGATGTCAGCAACCCGCCAAGCGGAAGTAATGATACTGGAACAGTACATCTTGCTTACATCAATGACGAAAATGAACTTCATTACGTTCATTTTTTTAGGTCCACGCCAGAATCTCTCGTTGACCAATGCCTTGATGATGATATTGATATAAGCTCGCGCATAACAGGAACGTCGATAGAAGTTGACTCAATCGCAAAAAAAATCTACATTGCTTATGGATGCGTAAAAGATGATATAGCAGCGTGCTATTATTTTGAGAAGGATTCTAATGGCACATGGCACGGCCCAACAATGTTACCTTCGAGTATAAGCGATTCGACAAGTGAACCATTAGTTCCGTTTCTTGACATAGATGGTCTATTCTTGCGCGCCGTTTATAATGCTAATGACAAAATCTATTATAATCAAAAGTACCGGTATGTTGGATATCAAGGATGGCTGTCTCCATGTAGTTTGATTACTCAAATGTCAGGGAAAAACCATTATCCACAAATTGCAGGCAACCAGATAACTTGGACGAATTACGTAACCACTGATTCTAGCAATGTCTGGGCGAGATCTTTGAATGGTTCAGCTTTCAGACTTGACACGGCATATCTCGGAAAGAGCTACTTTTGTCATACTACAAAAGAGGGTTCAGGTTCGGCACAACTTTATCAGCATGGTGTTTTCTCAGGCCCTAAGTGGGCGATATACTATCGAGGTTCTAACGGTTTTGGAGGTAACCAAGAAAGAGAAGGGGAACCCATTGCCTTTGTTCCCAAGGAACCGATATTCAAGATGTCCATACCTAACAACATCCTTGTAGGTTCACGACTGAGCATCTTCACGACGGGCGGCGACTGCCGTATATTAGTCTATGACATAACCGGACGCCAGATTGCGAGCCAGGACATTAAGGATGTTTCAAAGCTTGCAAGAATCGAGACACCCCTTGACTGCAACGGATGGGCCAAGGGCGTCTACTTTGTGCGGGCAGTACCCCGTGAAGGTGAAGCAAAAACTTCAAGAGTAGTGCTCTTGAAGTAAAGCTCTCTTGATAGTACAGACAGATAGTTTTTAGCGGAAGACAACTCTGTACAAGAAAGGCGTTTTCCGAAGCGCTTGACTAGCCATGACTCATGCGTATCATTCTACTCGTGAGAATCAGCATCCGCTATAAGATAGCCGGTCTCCTCGTAGTACTCGTATTCCTCTTGATGGGCGGCACAGGTTTCGCGATTATTAGACTTGTGCGCCAGTCTTTTTTAGAGGAGATAAAGCTCCGTGGTATAATTCTTGCCCGCAACGTCGCCTTTTCGGCAGAAGACCCCCTGATGGAGCAAGACGACCTTACCCTGGCGATTCTTTCAAGGGATGCCTTGAAGCATAAGGGAAGCGTTTACGCTTTTATACTTGACCAGGACGGTCTGGCAGCCTCGGCGCCTGCAAGAATGGAGCGCAATAAGGATTCAACTAGAATCTTTTTCCAGGACAGCTTATGGCGCAAAAGCATCCCTCATGCCATAAAAATACCTAAAGGACAGGATTACGCCGCACAGACGGTCTACGATAAGCACTGGGGCGAGATATACGAGGTTGCGGTACCCGTTATGCTCGGAGGACAGAAACAGATAGGCGAAGTCCATGTTGGAATCGACCTTACAAGCCTGCAGGAGGCCTCGAGAAACATTCAGCTCGTTGTGGGCGGAATCGCTCTTGCCGGCATCCTTGTCGGCATCCTTGGAGCGTTCGGACTCGCTTCGCTCCTCATAAGACCATTGAAAGCGCTCGTTTTCGGTGTTCACGAGATAGGCAGGGGAAACTTCGAGTTTCGCATAAAGAAACAGGCTAACGACGAGATAGGCGATCTTACGGTCGAGTTCAACAAGATGGCAAAAGACTTGAAGGACAAGGTGCTTATCGAGGATGCATTCAAGCGCTATGTTTCTCACCAGGTTGCAGAAGAAATACTCAAGGACCCGGACGTCTTCGCGAAATCCCTGAAGGGCGAAAAGAAGCCTGTAACGATATTCTTCGGCGATATAAGGGGTTTTACGACCATATCCGAGCAGCTGCCGCCGGAGGAGGTGGTCGCGTTCCTCAACTTTTATCTGACCGAGATGACGACCATCATCTTTCAGAACGAGGGGACAATCGATAAGTTCATGGGCGACTGCATAATGGCGATATTCGGAGCGCCTGTAAAACACGATGCCGATGTCTTTCATGCGGTAAACTCGGCTGTAGAGATTCAAAAGAAGGTCGAGGAACTCAACAGACAGCGTCTACTGGAGGGCAAGCGCGACATTCACGTGGGAATCGGCATCAATTACGGCGAGGCGGTCGTCGGAAATATAGGTTCCACACAAAGGCTCGAGTACACCGTAATCGGCGACAGCGTAAACACAGCGGCAAGGCTTCAGACTCTTGCAAAAGGAGGCGAGATAGTTGTTTCGGAATCCGTCTATCACGAGGCGAAGGACAAGTTCGACTTCATCCCGATGGAACCTGTACAGGTAAAGGGCAAGTCAAAGCTTTTGAACGTGTGGAAGTTAAAACTACCCATATACACAAGCGCAACATACGAAAGCACTCCGCCTGTTAAGCCTCACGGCGCCGATGAAAAGAAAGCGGATTAGCACTTAAAAAGGAGTTCCTTAAAAATGATTCGTCTAGGAGTTATAGGAGCAGGATACTGGGGGCCGAACCTCATACGCAACTTCGCATCGCTAAAAAATGTAACACTTGAAAAAATAGCCGATCTTGATCTGGCCGTTCTCGATAAGATAAAACCCGAATACCCCAATACAAAATTCACGCAAGATGCGGACGAGCTTTTCGATTCGGATATCGATGCGATTTGCGTCGCTACGAGCGCGCCCACGCATTATGAACTCGCAAAAAAAGCGCTTCTTGCAGAAAAGCATGTATTCTGTGAAAAGCCCCTGACCCTGAAATCGGAAGAGGCAAGGGAGTTGGTGGAGCTTGCCGAAAAGAAAGACCGCAGGCTGATGGTCGGACACCTTATGCTCTATCATCCGGCGATACGTAAGCTGAAGGAATTCATAGACTCCGGGAAATTAGGAGAGGTCTTTTACGTAAATTCCATGCGGGTAAATCTGGGAATAGCGCGTTCCAACGAAAACGCTCTGTGGAGTCTTGCCCCTCACGATATCTCGATAATACTCTATCTTTTCGGTTCAAGCCTTCCCGTAGGCGTATCGGCAACAGGCAAGGATTTCTTGACCAAAGGGGTGGAGGACATAGTTTTTGCATCGCTATTCTTCAACGGAAACCAGATGGCCCATACAAGAGTCTCATGGCTTGACCCTGAGAAGATACGTCGAGTGAAGGTAACGGGATCCCGAGGCATTGCGATTTTTGACGACGTTGGAAAGGACTCGGTCGTCAAGTTTCACGAGGACTGGATTGAACCAAAAGAAGCGGGTGATTTCACATATCACAAGAGCAAAACACCCGGGATTTTTGAATTGGATAAAGTTGAACCTCTTAAGCTGGAATGCGAGCACTTTGCTGAGTGCGTAATCCAAGGAAAGAAACCGTTAACGGACGGCCAGAATGGAGCCGATGTGGTATCCATACTGGAACGCGCCGAGGAATCTTTGAAAGACAAAGGAGCATACAAATCCTTATGAACGAAAAGAAATACTTCGTCCACCCTACAGCCGTGGTGGATGAACCTGTCGATATCGGAGATGGCACCAAGATATGGCACTTTTCGCACATATCGGGCGGAGCCAAGATAGGCGAACGCTGCACCCTTGGGCAGAACGTGTACGTGGCATCGAGAGTGACAGTTGGCAGCAACTGCAAGGTTCAAAACAATGTAAGCATATACGATCTTGTCACGCTCGAGGACAACGTATTCTGCGGACCAAGCTGCGTATTCACCAACGACATGAATCCGCGCGCAGCATACCCCAAAGGCGGAGCGTGGATACCGACGCTCGTCAAGGAAGGAGCGTCGATAGGAGCTAATGCGACAATCGTCTGCGGAACAACGCTGGGCAAATGGTGCTTTGTCGGCGCAGGAGCCGTTGTAGCGAAGGACGTTGCGGACTACGCGGTGATGGTCGGCGTTCCTGCAAAAAGGATAGGCTGGATGTGCGAGTGCGGTAACCGCATGGATTTCAAGAACAGCGACACTTTTTTATGCAGCGACCGCTGCAAGGGCACTTATAAGCTCGAAGCGGACGTCGTAAGGAGGATAAAGTGAAGGTTCCTGCGATAGACATGTGGGCTCATCACGAGCCTTTAATGGCCGAGTTCAAGGAAGCGCTCGAGAGCACAGTTAAGGCAGGCGATTTCATTCTGGGAAAGGAGGAGAAGGAGTTCGAGGCTGAATGCATTAAGTATCTGGACGTCAAGTATGCGATAGGCGTCGGCAACGGCACTGACGCCCTAGCGATATGTTTGCGAGCAATGGATGTTGGTCCGGGCGACGAGGTAATCACTACTCCCTTCACCTTTATTGCGACCGCAGAGGTGATTGTCGCACTGGGCGCGAAGCCCGTTTTTGCGGACATAAAGCCCAATACCTTCAATATCGATCCGGCAAAGATCGAGAAAGCGATTACTGGAAAAACCAAGGTCATCTTGCCCGTTCACCTTTACGGCCAGGCAGCCGAGATGGAACCAATTCTTGAGTTAGCAAAAAAACGCAATATCAAGGTTCTTGAGGACGCAGCCCAGGCATTCGGAACGACCTACAAGGGAAAGAAGGTCGGCGGACTCGGAGATTTGACTATATTCTCGTTCTTCCCGACAAAGAATCTAGGCGCACTCGGCGACGGCGGACTTATTACAACCAATGACGATGCGCTTTATGAAAAATGCCGCTTGATAAGGGTGCACGGCGCGCCGAAGAAGTACTACCATACATTGATTGGCCAGAATTCAAGGCTCGATACCCTGCAGGCCGCTTTTTTGAGAATCAAGCTTCGCCATCTGGACCGCTACAACTCAACAAGGGCAAAGAACGCGGAAGCTTACAACAAAGAACTCGCGGACAAGGTTAATACTCCGTTCGTTCATCCGGATTCCAACCACATCTATCATCAGTATACGATTCGCACCCCGAAGCGGGATGCCCTTATTGAGTTTCTTAAGCAAGCTGAGATAGGCACTGGCGTTCACTATCCGTATCCCCTGCACCGCCAGCCGGTTCTTGAATTTCTGGAACTTGGCGAAGGCTCTTTCCCTGAATCGGAGAAGGCGGCAAAAGAAGTCATATCGCTTCCCTGCTACCCTGAGATGACCCAAGACCAGCGCTCATGGGTAATTGCGAAGATACGGGAGTTTTTCGCGAAGTAGCCAATGGCCTTCTGGTACGCCAGGGGGAACCTCCCCCATGCAGGAGTAATGATTCTGGCTGTTCCGCTGGAGCAGACCACTACCGGCATACCGGGAACCAGGCTCGGTCCGGACAGGATAAGACAGTTCTCGGAAAACGCGGAGAGCTATAGTCCTTATTTCAAGAAGGACCTGGCGGATTGTTCTATTTCGGACGCAGGCAATCTTGAGTTTGACTACTTGCCGACGATTAATGAGAAGCTTGCACTGATTCAAAAAAAGGTTTCGGACTGTCTCACACAAAAGGCCAAACCCCTCCTCGTGGGCGGAGAACACACGTTGACGCTCGCTGCTGTCCGGGCGATGATTTCGAAATATCCTGATCTTGCTCTACTTCAGCTCGACGCCCATGCGGATCTTAGGGATGTTGGAGAATCGGGTTCTAAGACCGCGCACGACACCGTTATTAAAAGGGTTTCAGAGATCCTTAAGCCGGATTCGATCATACAGACAGGCATACGTTGCATGTCAAGGGAGGAGAGTGCGCTATCTGAGGCCTTGACTATGGATATAACCGACATCGAAGGCATAAGGAAAAAGCTCGCTAAAAGACCAGTGTGGCTGACGTTAGACCTCGACATACTCGATCCATCCATAATGCCTGCAGTAGGGACCCCTGAACCAATGGGCGCAAGCTACCGGGAGGTCATTGACCTTTTAGTGGGACTCAAGGGTATCAACTTCGTAGGTGCTGATATTGTGGAGTTCAACCCGCTCGCCGCCGATTTCGCGGCGCCTGCAGTTACCGCGGCCAATCTGGTGAGAGAGGCTTGCTGTCTTTTGGTCTGGTCAGCACATGGGCTTCAATAAAACTCATCGGATACATTAAGTACACTTTGCAATTCACCAGTCAACCAGACCGCTAAAAGTATATGTAGCCGTTCATAGAATCGTTTTTTTCGTTAAAATACTATTTTTTTTCCGTCCGGCAAATATCCTTAATTCAGAAAAGCACAAACTTGAATAAGGTATAGTGATGCCCTTAGGGTAAAAAGAGCAATACTTTACTCCTCCCGCAACCACTCGAGCTTGTTTTACTTTTAGGGTGCCGCTAATGGGCATGACTTTTTTTGTTCTTTTTGACTGGTGTCTAAAAGACAACGTTAGTGTTTTCTTGGGATTAATTATTCTTCTATAACGGCGACTGCGGTCGCGTACTCCCTTAGGTGGGAGATGGAGATGTGGGCTTTCATCCTGCCCATAAACTCGGCAACCTTTCCATAGACCTTGACAGTGGGACGCGAAAGCTCGTTATCAATTATCTCGACCTCGGTCCATTTGACGCCTCTTGAGTATCCGGTTCCGAGCGCCTTAAGGACTGCCTCCTTTGCTGCCCAGCGCGCGGCAAGACGTTCCGAAGGGTCCTCGTGCCTAAGGCAGAATTCAAGCTCCCTATCTGTGTAGACGCCCTTATGGAACCGCTCACCGAGTCTTTGGTGCGCCTTGCGTATGCGCTCGACCTCGATGATGTCTATTCCTACTCCAAAAATCATCCTGCGAGCATAAGGCAAAGCGTGCAAAAGTCAAGGACCAGCCTTTCCTCTTGACAATGAAGTGCCCTACCGTATAGTTATTCAAGGTCTTCTAACGGGTCGGGTAAGATTTTCCTTCTTGCCCGACTGAGAGCACAAAGGAGGAAAAAAATGATTAAATCACTCCAGGCTTTCTTTGCATTATTTTTATTTGCGACCTCACTCACCGCCCGGACGCCGGATACTCTCTGGACACGGGTCTACGGTGGTTCAGGGGCAGACGTCGCCTACTCAGTCATCGAGACCTCGGACGGGTACTACCTGGCGGCAGGTTATACGGGTTTCGGAGCAGGTCTCCAGGACTGCTGGCTCATGAAGCTTGATAAATCTGGTGATACGCTCTGGACAAAGACGTTCGGCGGAACCGCAGAGGACGGCGCGCACAAGGTCGCGGAAGCGCACGATGGAGGCTACATTGTTGTCGGCTACACAGAAAGCTCAGGTTCTGGCGGCAAGGATGCATACATCGTAAAAACGGACAGGAACGGAGCAACGAAGTGGACAAAAACTTACGGCACGGCTCTGCAGGAAGCTTTATACGGCATCGCTCCGACAACGGGCGGCTACGTTGTATGCGGCTACCGCAACGGTCCCTCCGGCTGGACCAAGGGCGACTTGTGGATTATAAAGATAGACGAATCAGGCGACACTCTGTGGACGAAAACATACGGCGGTCCGGGAGAAGAATCGGGCACAGCAATCCAGAAGCTCGATGACGGATTCATCCTCTCAGGTTCAACCGCCTCGTTCGGCGCAGGCGGAAAGGACGCATGGCTCGTAAGGATAGACGAGTATGGCGACACCCTGTGGACGCGCACTTACGGTCAGTCGCTCGAGGACGTGGCTTACGGACTCAACGTAACCAACACGGAAGGTTTCGTAATGACCGGCTACATTGACGGCACGGGTGCCTGGACTGCCGGCGATTTATGGATAATCGAGACTGACAAGGATGGAAATACATTCTCCACCAAACGCTACGGTTCGGCAGGCGAGGATTTCGGTTTCGACATCTGCCAGACTACGGACGGAGGCTACGTGACAGGCGGCGAACGCGCTTTGAATGCAGGCGATATGTGGATTCTCAAGACCGACAAAGATGCCGATACCATGTGGGGGTGGATTTGCGGTATGCCTGCGATGCAGAGTTCGCTTTCGCTTTTCCCCGCATCGGACGGCGGGTACATAGCTGCGGGCTTCGCGATGCAAGGAGCCGCACCCGATTTCTATATAGTCAAGACCAGACCTGCACTCTCACTCGTCTCGCCGAACGGCAGCGAAGAGCTTGCATCTGGAGCGCCCTATCCGATTCGCTGGCATGTGGAGAATTCTTCAAAACCGCCTCATACATTCAGGCTGCTTTGTTCTGAAGACGCGGGAACGAGCTTTCCGGATACCATAGTCTCGGGAATCAATCCCGCTGACTCATCATACACATGGACGGTTTCATTGAATCAAGGCAGCAGCTTCCGCATAAGGATAGAACTGCTGGATGAGTCAAACGAAGTTCTAGCTGCAGATGAAAGCGACGATAATTTCATCATAGGAACCGGCATAGAGGAACCCGTAACACCCACCACCCCCTCCCTCCTGCTCGACGTCGCTGATCCGTCCTCAATCCGATATTCCCTGCCCTCAGGCGAGCGTGGAACGATTACCCTTTACGACCCCTCGGGCAGAAGGATCGAGAGCTACCGAGTTCAGGGTGAGGGGCAAGTGGCGATGAAATCGAGTCTCTCGTCGGGCGTCTACTTCGTGAAGCTTGAAACGGGAAAGGTGTCGATTGCCAGGAAGGCAGTGGTGCTCAACTAAATGAGCATTCCCTTCGGGAATAGATTGCTTCGTCTTCTCGACGAAGACTCGCAAAGACATATTGCGAGTTCTGTTAAATCTGAACGCATACCATCAATTCTGACCTCAAGAGGTGTCCCTTTTTGTCTAGCTTTTGTCTACGTTTTGTCTATCTTTTGGGTACTCTTCTGTCCATCTTTTGTCATGCTTTTGTCCACCTTCTGATCATGATTCTGGGCTACGTTTCTTTAATCCTGAGTCGGTTCGGGGTCCCCAACGGGGTGCGCAGCAACCTGTTGGGGTGAATGATTCCTGACCACAAAGAATTAACCCTGCACTGATTTCAGGGTCCCCAAAAAGTTATGGAGTAACTTTTTGGGGTTGTAAGATTGACAAAAACCGGGCGCGGAGTAGAATATTTGTTTAGTATCGATTAAAAGATTTTGAATATTCTAAGCCCCCGTAGCTCAGAAGGATAGAGCGATGGTTTCCTAAACCATAGGTCGTGGGTTCGACTCCCTCCGGGGGTATTTAAGAAAGGAGTTTTATGCCTAAGAGATCGGTATCATACCATAAAGGAAAACACTTACACAGGGAAGACGCTTTCACAAAGGTGATTGAAAAAGTCGCACAGTATTACACTAAGTCGCCTTTCCAAGCAATATTAACGACAGTTGCCGCTATCGGCATTGTCGTATTCGGAAGTATTTTTCTTGTTAGGATTCT containing:
- a CDS encoding HAMP domain-containing protein gives rise to the protein MRIILLVRISIRYKIAGLLVVLVFLLMGGTGFAIIRLVRQSFLEEIKLRGIILARNVAFSAEDPLMEQDDLTLAILSRDALKHKGSVYAFILDQDGLAASAPARMERNKDSTRIFFQDSLWRKSIPHAIKIPKGQDYAAQTVYDKHWGEIYEVAVPVMLGGQKQIGEVHVGIDLTSLQEASRNIQLVVGGIALAGILVGILGAFGLASLLIRPLKALVFGVHEIGRGNFEFRIKKQANDEIGDLTVEFNKMAKDLKDKVLIEDAFKRYVSHQVAEEILKDPDVFAKSLKGEKKPVTIFFGDIRGFTTISEQLPPEEVVAFLNFYLTEMTTIIFQNEGTIDKFMGDCIMAIFGAPVKHDADVFHAVNSAVEIQKKVEELNRQRLLEGKRDIHVGIGINYGEAVVGNIGSTQRLEYTVIGDSVNTAARLQTLAKGGEIVVSESVYHEAKDKFDFIPMEPVQVKGKSKLLNVWKLKLPIYTSATYESTPPVKPHGADEKKAD
- a CDS encoding Gfo/Idh/MocA family oxidoreductase encodes the protein MIRLGVIGAGYWGPNLIRNFASLKNVTLEKIADLDLAVLDKIKPEYPNTKFTQDADELFDSDIDAICVATSAPTHYELAKKALLAEKHVFCEKPLTLKSEEARELVELAEKKDRRLMVGHLMLYHPAIRKLKEFIDSGKLGEVFYVNSMRVNLGIARSNENALWSLAPHDISIILYLFGSSLPVGVSATGKDFLTKGVEDIVFASLFFNGNQMAHTRVSWLDPEKIRRVKVTGSRGIAIFDDVGKDSVVKFHEDWIEPKEAGDFTYHKSKTPGIFELDKVEPLKLECEHFAECVIQGKKPLTDGQNGADVVSILERAEESLKDKGAYKSL
- a CDS encoding N-acetyltransferase, translated to MNEKKYFVHPTAVVDEPVDIGDGTKIWHFSHISGGAKIGERCTLGQNVYVASRVTVGSNCKVQNNVSIYDLVTLEDNVFCGPSCVFTNDMNPRAAYPKGGAWIPTLVKEGASIGANATIVCGTTLGKWCFVGAGAVVAKDVADYAVMVGVPAKRIGWMCECGNRMDFKNSDTFLCSDRCKGTYKLEADVVRRIK
- a CDS encoding DegT/DnrJ/EryC1/StrS family aminotransferase yields the protein MKVPAIDMWAHHEPLMAEFKEALESTVKAGDFILGKEEKEFEAECIKYLDVKYAIGVGNGTDALAICLRAMDVGPGDEVITTPFTFIATAEVIVALGAKPVFADIKPNTFNIDPAKIEKAITGKTKVILPVHLYGQAAEMEPILELAKKRNIKVLEDAAQAFGTTYKGKKVGGLGDLTIFSFFPTKNLGALGDGGLITTNDDALYEKCRLIRVHGAPKKYYHTLIGQNSRLDTLQAAFLRIKLRHLDRYNSTRAKNAEAYNKELADKVNTPFVHPDSNHIYHQYTIRTPKRDALIEFLKQAEIGTGVHYPYPLHRQPVLEFLELGEGSFPESEKAAKEVISLPCYPEMTQDQRSWVIAKIREFFAK
- the speB gene encoding agmatinase → MILAVPLEQTTTGIPGTRLGPDRIRQFSENAESYSPYFKKDLADCSISDAGNLEFDYLPTINEKLALIQKKVSDCLTQKAKPLLVGGEHTLTLAAVRAMISKYPDLALLQLDAHADLRDVGESGSKTAHDTVIKRVSEILKPDSIIQTGIRCMSREESALSEALTMDITDIEGIRKKLAKRPVWLTLDLDILDPSIMPAVGTPEPMGASYREVIDLLVGLKGINFVGADIVEFNPLAADFAAPAVTAANLVREACCLLVWSAHGLQ
- the acpS gene encoding holo-ACP synthase — protein: MIFGVGIDIIEVERIRKAHQRLGERFHKGVYTDRELEFCLRHEDPSERLAARWAAKEAVLKALGTGYSRGVKWTEVEIIDNELSRPTVKVYGKVAEFMGRMKAHISISHLREYATAVAVIEE
- a CDS encoding T9SS type A sorting domain-containing protein; amino-acid sequence: MIKSLQAFFALFLFATSLTARTPDTLWTRVYGGSGADVAYSVIETSDGYYLAAGYTGFGAGLQDCWLMKLDKSGDTLWTKTFGGTAEDGAHKVAEAHDGGYIVVGYTESSGSGGKDAYIVKTDRNGATKWTKTYGTALQEALYGIAPTTGGYVVCGYRNGPSGWTKGDLWIIKIDESGDTLWTKTYGGPGEESGTAIQKLDDGFILSGSTASFGAGGKDAWLVRIDEYGDTLWTRTYGQSLEDVAYGLNVTNTEGFVMTGYIDGTGAWTAGDLWIIETDKDGNTFSTKRYGSAGEDFGFDICQTTDGGYVTGGERALNAGDMWILKTDKDADTMWGWICGMPAMQSSLSLFPASDGGYIAAGFAMQGAAPDFYIVKTRPALSLVSPNGSEELASGAPYPIRWHVENSSKPPHTFRLLCSEDAGTSFPDTIVSGINPADSSYTWTVSLNQGSSFRIRIELLDESNEVLAADESDDNFIIGTGIEEPVTPTTPSLLLDVADPSSIRYSLPSGERGTITLYDPSGRRIESYRVQGEGQVAMKSSLSSGVYFVKLETGKVSIARKAVVLN